Within Oceanicoccus sp. KOV_DT_Chl, the genomic segment TTAGCTTTAGGGGAAATTTTAGTATGGATAAGCTCAATCGATTGCTATTAATAATCACAGCAGCGCTTATCGTCAACCTTGGTTTTTTATCAACAGCAAATGCCGACGAAGGTTATTATATTGGCGCTGGTCTGTATCAAGCTGATGTCGATATCTCAGGTATTGATGGCGATGACACCACCACTGCTTTTTTTGTCGGCTACACTTTTCTCGACTCAAATTTATTAATGTTATCGGCCGAAGGTGGATATTATGATTTGGGGGATTTTAGTGAAGGCGCCACCAAATTGAATGCCGAAGCTTTTACCGCCGCTGGTGTGGCTATGCTGCCTCTTGGTCCCCTGTTTGAAATTTACGCTAAAGTGGGTATTGCTTATATCGATGTTGATGGCCGTTCGGCTTTTGGCGATTTGGATGAAAGTGGCGAAGAGGTTTTTTATGGTGCCGGCGCATCAATAGATATCCTGGATACTATTGATATCTATGCAGAGTATCTTCAGTTTGATAATGACGCGGAATCCGAAGTAATTGGAATCGGTGTAAGGCTAGCGT encodes:
- a CDS encoding outer membrane beta-barrel protein, with protein sequence MDKLNRLLLIITAALIVNLGFLSTANADEGYYIGAGLYQADVDISGIDGDDTTTAFFVGYTFLDSNLLMLSAEGGYYDLGDFSEGATKLNAEAFTAAGVAMLPLGPLFEIYAKVGIAYIDVDGRSAFGDLDESGEEVFYGAGASIDILDTIDIYAEYLQFDNDAESEVIGIGVRLAF